The proteins below are encoded in one region of Drosophila gunungcola strain Sukarami chromosome 2R unlocalized genomic scaffold, Dgunungcola_SK_2 000027F, whole genome shotgun sequence:
- the LOC128256727 gene encoding thioester-containing protein 1 allele S1-like: MTWLLLWTFILHYVLIINATSIFSVVAPDTIRSNTNYEVSVTLHESDRPCQIKVSVDGPWAKTYQISIQPLSTYLLSFDLPKLPSGDYQLVAEGVEGIVFRKSTKLTLSEDKASIYIQTDKATYKPGDLLQFRVLFLDRDTKPARIDKPITIEIHDGDKNRIKLWKEVKPTKGVFSGELQLSDRPVLGNWTISVAVQGEGTETKVIKVDKYVLPKFGVRIRTSGDVVAANGLIQATIFAKYSFGKSVKGTVTVSFEGGWSERTVAIDGMVTVELPFDSTEKSPLKVLATVTEELTDLKQNSSAYVTLHQNRYKLLPDGWPQSFRPGQNLFFRVAVSNVDGSRVMDSKSNVRFNFDCCGVTRNTENPITKSVAITRMVFPDTLCGKCQVTATFGGAPTITQSITKLKKSLSIEVNDRKHKEGQIVELQVISSEYLPHFMFTIVARGRIVLNKYVHVAGEVKTQRLTFRSHFDLVPQATLFVHYVVNGVMRFDKKTIEIEKAFGNSIEIEVPKSAEPGGFVNLAVKTNPYSFVGLLAVDQSVLFLSSGNDLSHEHILNDLGKYASTSMVTLTNANISSNQNWDPCTSDSESCGVFSRSLFKASSSNQGKPPTPSQPVQKSSPHGSPPPIRQEFPETWLFMNITDVGQNGIVMVHKKVPDTITSWVVTGFSLNPDSGIATTKGQPKLRVFRPFFVSINLPYSVKRGEVISVPVVVFNYLGQPVEATVTMDNSDQEYEFSEAVNGNEAKDLLEKQRSKRLWIPADTGRSLSFMIRTKRVGLTTLKITASCPVAQDTIHQRLKVEANGVTKYVNKAILVKVNRLHRRSVGPLEKTMEVELPTDIVPGSEVIEFEVGGDLQAPVIEHLDNLVNLPNGCGEQTMINFVPNILVLRYLQVTRRNAPSIEAQAKKFLVTGYQRELTFRKGDGSFRVFPSSGSSTWLTAYVIRSFHMAANFTDIEYSVVTSGLDFLASKQQGNGEFPVNGALYSEIKNPLAFTSYVLLTFFENTELMARHQRVIDRGLQFVVSRVDHSDDQFSMAIAALVLTMAKHRKAESVLARLESMARRKNDLKWWSKSERSVATHDVELTSYVLLAMLEHGVTDSPMPIVQWLVAQRNSNGGFGSTHDTVVGLQALTNFAQQIITTSADMDVTYTLSKNGRQSIVKVTPATALKVQTHELPRTTREVHVSATGSGVSLVQLSYRHNVETKEARPSFKVTTTVKNSPKNRLELEICSEYTPVEASDLGQPSNMAVMEVQLPSGYMADAEDLARTKSAPAVKIAETKKDDTMVVVYFDSLRPGDPKCVMVTATRVHAVAMQRPSYVVLYDYYVLERRATQFYSVSSSLCEICQDADCGSGCWEVRGESDLKL; encoded by the exons ATGACATGGCTGTTACTGTGGACTTTTATACTTCATTatgtattaataataaatgccACGAG TATCTTTTCCGTTGTGGCACCCGACACCATACGATCCAACACCAATTATGAGGTTTCCGTTACCCTGCATGAGTCTGATAGACCTTGTCAAATTAAGGTCAGCGTAGACGGACCCTGGGCCAAGACCTATCAGATCAGTATTCAGCCCTTGTCTACTTACTTACTGTCCTTTGATCTCCCGAAACTACCAAGTGGTGATTACCAGCTCGTGGCTGAGGGAGTCGAGGGCATCGTGTTCAGGAAGTCCACCAAGCTCACCCTCTCCGAGGACAAGGCCTCGATCTACATCCAGACGGACAAGGCCACCTACAAGCCGGGCGACCTCCTACAGTTCAGAGTCCTCTTCCTGGACAGGGATACGAAGCCCGCCAGGATCGACAAGCCCATTACGATAGAGATCCACGACGGGGACAAGAACCGCATCAAGCTGTGGAAGGAGGTCAAGCCGACCAAAGGTGTTTTCTCCGGAGAGCTCCAACTGTCCGACCGCCCCGTGCTGGGAAACTGGACGATCTCAGTTGCAGTGCAGGGAGAGGGCACGGAGACCAAGGTCATCAAGGTGGACAAGTACGTGCTGCCGAAATTCGGGGTCAGGATCAGGACTTCCGGGGACGTGGTGGCCGCCAATGGGCTTATCCAGGCTACCATTTTTGCCAAGTACTCATTTGGCAAGTCGGTGAAGGGCACAGTTACCGTCTCGTTCGAGGGTGGTTGGAGTGAGAGGACTGTCGCCATCGATGGGATGGTCACCGTGGAGCTACCGTTTGACTCCACCGAGAAGTCGCCGCTGAAAGTTTTGGCCACCGTGACCGAGGAGCTCACGGACCTCAAGCAGAACAGCTCCGCCTATGTGACTCTTCATCAGAATCGCTACAAACTTCTGCCCGACGGTTGGCCGCAGAGCTTTAGGCCAGGACAGAACCTTTTCTTCCGCGTTGCGGTCTCAAATGTGGACGGTTCGCGGGTCATGGACTCGAAGAGCAACGTTAGATTTAACTTTGATTGCTGTGGAGTTACAAGAAACACCGAGAATCCCATTACAAAAAGTGTGGCCATCACGAGAATGGTATTTCCCGATACTCTGTGCGGAAAATGCCAGGTAACAGCCACATTTGGAGGAGCACCGACCATAACCCAATCTATAACAAAGCTCAAAAAGTCACTTAGTATTGAGGTTAATGATAGGAA GCACAAAGAGGGACAGATAGTTGAGCTGCAGGTTATATCCTCTGAATACCTACCACACTTTATGTTCACGATTGTCGCTCGGGGAAGGATCGTCTTAAATAAGTACGTTCATGTGGCTGGGGAAGTCAAAACCCAGAGACTCACTTTCCGATCCCATTTCGATTTGGTGCCCCAAGCCACGCTTTTTGTGCACTACGTTGTGAACGGGGTAATGCGCTTCGACAAAAAAACCATCGAAATCGAGAAGGCCTTTGGAAATTCG attGAAATCGAAGTGCCTAAGAGTGCAGAGCCCGGCGGTTTTGTGAATCTGGCAGTGAAAACCAATCCCTATTCCTTTGTAGGCCTCCTGGCAGTGGACCAGAGTGTCCTGTTCTTGAGCTCTGGAAACGACCTCAGCCACGAACACATACTTAACGATCTCGGCAAGTACGCGTCAACCAGCATGGTGACCCTAACCAATGCCAACATAAGCTCCAATCAAAACTGGGATCCCTGTACCTCTGATAGTG AATCATGCGGTGTTTTCAGTCGATCGCTTTTCAAGGCTAGTTCTTCGAATCAAG gAAAACCCCCAACTCCTTCGCAGCCAGTGCAGAAGAGCAGTCCGCATGGTTCACCTCCACCAATTCGTCAGGAGTTCCCTGAAACCTGGTTGTTTATGAACATAACTGA CGTGGGCCAAAACGGAATTGTAATGGTGCATAAGAAGGTCCCCGATACCATTACCTCCTGGGTAGTAACTGGCTTTTCCCTGAACCCCGATTCGGGCATTGCCACGACCAAGGGTCAACCTAAACTCCGTGTGTTCCGGCCATTCTTTGTATCCATAAACCTGCCGTACTCCGTGAAGCGTGGCGAAGTTATTTCTGTACCGGTGGTGGTGTTCAACTACTTGGGTCAACCTGTGGAGGCGACGGTGACAATGGACAACTCTGACCAGGAGTACGAGTTCTCCGAGGCCGTCAACGGGAACGAGGCGAAGGATCTGCTGGAGAAGCAAAGGTCCAAACGACTCTGGATACCGGCCGACACAGGCAGGAGCCTCTCGTTCATGATTCGCACCAAGAGGGTGGGACTGACCACACTGAAGATCACCGCCTCCTGTCCTGTTGCCCAGGACACCATTCACCAAAGGCTAAAAGTGGAGGCCAATGGCGTGACCAAGTACGTCAATAAAGCCATTTTAGTCAAAGTGAATCGGTTGCATCGCCGGAGTGTGGGACCCTTGGAGAAAACGATGGAGGTGGAGCTTCCCACGGACATTGTGCCAGGCTCCGAGGTCATAGAGTTCGAAGTGGGTGGGGACCTACAGGCACCCGTTATCGAGCACCTGGACAATCTGGTGAACTTGCCCAACGGCTGCGGTGAGCAGACAATGATCAACTTCGTGCCCAACATCCTCGTGCTGCGCTACCTGCAGGTTACTCGTCGCAATGCTCCCAGCATCGAGGCGCAGGCCAAGAAGTTTTTGGTCACTGGCTACCAGAGAGAGCTGACCTTCAGGAAAGGGGATGGCTCCTTCAGGGTCTTCCCATCCTCTGGAAGCAGCACTTGGCTGACCGCCTATGTGATACGCTCCTTCCACATGGCTGCCAACTTTACCGACATCGAATATAGTGTTGTGACATCTGGGCTAGACTTCCTTGCCTCCAAGCAACAAGGAAATGGCGAGTTTCCCGTAAATGGCGCCTTATACAGTGAGATAAAGAATCCCCTGGCCTTCACCTCCTACGTCCTGCTAACCTTCTTTGAGAACACG GAGCTAATGGCTAGACACCAGCGAGTGATTGATAGGGGACTGCAATTCGTGGTCAGCAGGGTGGACCACTCAGACGACCAGTTCTCTATGGCCATCGCCGCCCTGGTCCTGACCATGGCTAAGCACCGCAAGGCCGAATCCGTTCTGGCCCGGCTGGAGAGCATGGCCCGGCGGAAGAACGACCTCAAGTGGTGGTCCAAAAGTGAACGCTCCGTTGCCACCCACGACGTCGAGCTGACCTCCTATGTGCTGCTCGCCATGCTGGAGCACGGCGTGACGGACTCGCCCATGCCCATTGTCCAGTGGCTGGTTGCCCAGCGCAACAGCAATGGGGGCTTCGGTTCCACCCATGACACGGTCGTGGGCCTGCAGGCCCTGACCAATTTCGCCCAGCAAATCATAACGACCTCCGCAGATATGGACGTTACCTACACCCTTTCGAAAAACGGAAGGCAGTCTATCGTCAAGGTCACACCAGCCACGGCGCTGAAAGTGCAAACCCATGAGCTCCCTAGAACTACTCGAGAGGTCCACGTCTCGGCCACGGGCAGTGGGGTctccttggtccaactctcgTACCGGCACAACGTGGAAACCAAGGAGGCGAGGCCCAGCTTCAAGGTGACGACCACGGTTAAGAATTCGCCCAAAAACCGTCTCGAGCTCGAAATTTGCTCCGAATACACTCCCGTTGAGGCGAGCGATCTGGGACAGCCCTCCAACATGGCGGTCATGGAGGTCCAGCTGCCCTCCGGCTACATGGCCGATGCCGAAGACCTGGCCAGGACCAAGTCCGCCCCCGCAGTGAAGATCGCGGAGACGAAGAAGGACGACACCATGGTGGTCGTCTACTTCGACAGCCTGAGGCCTGGTGACCCCAAATGCGTGATGGTGACCGCAACTCGAGTTCACGCGGTGGCCATGCAAAGGCCGTCCTACGTCGTCCTCTACGATTACTACGTCCTGGAGCGCCGAGCTACCCAGTTCTACTCGGTTAGCTCATCCCTATGCGAAATCTGCCAGGACGCCGACTGCGGCAGTGGCTGCTGGGAGGTTCGAGGGGAATCAGAcctcaaattataa